A window from Ardenticatenales bacterium encodes these proteins:
- a CDS encoding molybdopterin biosynthesis protein, with translation MSIYLHDIPLDQAQARFTQALREVGLDGLLGAEPIPLDEAALGRVLAAPVWARLSSPHYHAAAMDGFAVRAGDTEGATLTRPLTLVYGTQALYVDTGDALPAFANAVIPIEEIEPLAATGDRAPDPRRPHAIRLRAALPPWKHVRPMGEDMVASQLVLPAGHTLRPVDLGAIAGSGHDHILVARRPRVAVLPTGTELKPIGEPVQSGDIIEYNSLVLSTQINDWGGQATRLPIIPDDRARLREQTELAASDHDLILLNAGSSAGSEDYTAGIVAELGQLLVHGVAVRPGHPVILGLLPRPRPTEGQAAWVPIIGVPGYPVSAALTAEIFVRPLLARWLGCSPVPPPTMPATLTRKIVSPAGDDDYVRVAVGRVEDKWLAAPLTRGAGVISSLVRADGLLIIPRGTQGMAAGTEVTIQLYRSPRELARTILAIGSHDMTLDRIAQFLARQGRRLASANVGSQAGLVALRRGEAHLAGSHLLDPKTGTYNLTAIRHYLPDLPVNLVALVGREQGLLVRRGNPLRIRDLADLARPDVRFVNRQRGAGTRVLLDYHLGRQGLSADQIAGYDTEEYTHLAVAAAVASGRADCGLGIAAAAQALELDFIPLFQERYDLVIPQAHYDTPLLAPLLDLLHGGDLREAIAALPGYDVSPMGTLVARLP, from the coding sequence ATGTCTATTTATTTGCACGACATCCCTCTTGATCAGGCCCAGGCTCGTTTCACGCAGGCGCTGCGTGAGGTGGGGCTGGATGGGCTACTGGGCGCGGAGCCTATTCCGCTGGATGAAGCAGCCCTGGGGCGGGTGCTGGCGGCCCCGGTGTGGGCGCGGCTGTCGTCTCCCCATTATCACGCGGCGGCGATGGATGGTTTTGCCGTACGCGCCGGGGATACGGAGGGGGCAACGCTGACGCGCCCGCTGACGCTGGTTTACGGGACGCAGGCGTTGTATGTGGATACGGGGGATGCGTTGCCGGCATTTGCCAATGCCGTCATCCCCATCGAAGAAATCGAACCCCTAGCCGCCACGGGCGACCGCGCCCCCGACCCCCGCCGCCCGCACGCTATCCGCCTGCGCGCCGCCCTCCCCCCGTGGAAACACGTGCGCCCCATGGGGGAGGATATGGTTGCGTCGCAGTTGGTTTTGCCGGCAGGCCACACCCTGCGCCCCGTGGATTTAGGCGCGATTGCCGGCAGCGGCCATGACCACATCCTCGTCGCCCGCCGCCCCCGCGTCGCCGTCCTGCCCACCGGAACCGAACTCAAGCCCATCGGCGAACCCGTGCAGTCCGGCGACATCATCGAATACAACTCCCTGGTCCTGTCCACACAGATTAACGACTGGGGCGGCCAGGCCACTCGCCTGCCCATCATCCCTGACGACCGCGCCCGCCTCCGCGAGCAAACGGAACTGGCCGCCAGCGATCACGATCTCATCCTCCTCAACGCCGGTTCTTCTGCCGGTTCCGAAGATTATACGGCCGGCATTGTCGCCGAACTGGGCCAGCTTCTCGTACACGGCGTTGCCGTGCGACCGGGGCATCCCGTCATTTTGGGGCTGCTCCCGCGCCCACGGCCAACAGAAGGTCAGGCGGCGTGGGTTCCCATCATTGGCGTGCCCGGCTACCCCGTTTCCGCCGCCCTCACGGCGGAGATATTCGTGCGCCCGCTGCTGGCGCGCTGGCTGGGATGTTCCCCTGTGCCGCCGCCAACAATGCCGGCAACCTTGACGCGCAAAATCGTCTCACCCGCCGGCGATGACGACTACGTGCGCGTGGCCGTGGGGCGCGTGGAAGACAAATGGCTGGCCGCCCCCCTCACGCGCGGCGCGGGCGTCATTTCCTCGCTGGTGCGCGCAGACGGCTTGCTGATCATTCCGCGAGGGACGCAGGGCATGGCCGCCGGAACCGAAGTCACCATCCAGCTTTACCGTTCGCCGCGGGAATTGGCGCGCACCATCCTGGCAATTGGCTCCCACGACATGACCCTGGACCGGATCGCCCAGTTTCTGGCGCGGCAAGGGCGGCGGCTAGCCTCCGCCAACGTAGGCAGCCAGGCAGGGCTGGTGGCCCTGCGGCGCGGCGAAGCCCACCTGGCCGGCTCGCACTTGTTGGACCCGAAAACGGGCACATACAATCTGACGGCCATCCGCCACTATCTGCCCGACCTGCCCGTGAACCTGGTGGCGCTGGTGGGGCGGGAACAAGGCCTGCTGGTGCGGCGCGGCAACCCGCTGCGCATCCGCGACCTGGCGGACCTGGCGCGGCCCGATGTGCGTTTTGTGAACCGGCAGCGGGGCGCGGGCACGCGCGTGCTGCTCGATTACCACCTGGGTCGGCAAGGACTGTCCGCCGACCAAATCGCCGGGTACGACACGGAGGAGTACACGCACCTGGCCGTGGCCGCGGCGGTGGCCTCCGGGCGCGCCGACTGCGGTCTGGGCATTGCGGCGGCGGCGCAGGCGTTGGAACTGGATTTCATCCCCTTGTTTCAGGAGCGATACGATCTGGTGATTCCCCAGGCGCATTACGACACCCCGCTGTTAGCGCCGCTGCTGGATTTGCTGCACGGCGGCGACCTGCGGGAAGCCATTGCCGCCTTGCCCGGCTACGATGTCAGCCCCATGGGGACGCTGGTGGCGCGGTTGCCGTAG
- a CDS encoding PaaI family thioesterase, with protein sequence MLAAGQDLSGLAYIRQIRDGLLPAPPIAALMGMQFDEVEEGRVVMSVMPAEYHYNPLGTVHGGLAATICDSAMACAVHTMLPAGKAYTTLELHINYIRPITQETGQLRCIGSVIHVGRRMATAEARLIDAGDKLYCHSTTTCIVL encoded by the coding sequence ATGCTTGCCGCAGGGCAGGATTTGAGTGGATTGGCCTATATTCGGCAGATACGGGATGGTTTGCTGCCGGCGCCGCCGATTGCGGCTTTGATGGGGATGCAGTTTGATGAGGTGGAAGAGGGGCGTGTGGTGATGTCGGTTATGCCGGCAGAATACCACTACAACCCCCTCGGAACCGTCCACGGCGGGCTGGCGGCCACCATTTGCGACTCCGCCATGGCCTGCGCCGTCCACACCATGTTGCCGGCCGGCAAAGCGTACACCACCCTCGAACTACACATCAACTACATCCGCCCCATCACCCAGGAAACGGGCCAACTCCGCTGCATCGGCAGCGTCATCCACGTCGGGCGGCGCATGGCAACCGCCGAAGCCCGCCTCATCGACGCCGGCGACAAACTGTACTGCCACAGCACGACAACGTGCATCGTTTTGTAG
- a CDS encoding molybdopterin-dependent oxidoreductase: MKKLRLSTGLLIGLCLSAPLIAIMYLANVLFALPFVPFDLFDWVSRVLPGPVITFGIDRMIDAFILLNINVADNAKTAERSIALLQFLGIGVVTAAIFYAVLSWRRLKGDTLTGLVLGALFGFPLVAISAAISQSPVSPLPRLAWLTLLFLGWGLALAYSYRRLTGMEAVTPPPLESAAVEKIGRRQFLIRLGATTASITVIGGGVGAVLAAAERRQLAAALDASMAHQAEGSSEMPFPNANDPVVPVPGTRPEYTPIKDHYKVFLRTEPTVIEGSTYILPITGLVDNPLMLTLDDIRNNYPSRDQYVTLRCISGRIGTTLVSTTLWTGVSLQKILADAGVQDSAHYLYITSGDGFYETLSLDLINQDERILLCYGWDGNTLPVDHGFPLRIWIPDRYGMKQPKWITGIEVVADDEDGYWVTRGWDKIARAKATSVVDTVAVNNIITDGDQRRVPVGGIAYAGARGISKVEVRVDGGPWQEAQLRAPLSETTWVIWRYEWPFQAGDHTFEVRCVDGQGNRQIEEEKSARPDGASGIHSRTATLNG; encoded by the coding sequence ATGAAAAAGCTACGATTGAGTACAGGTTTGCTAATCGGCCTCTGCCTAAGTGCCCCGCTGATCGCCATCATGTATCTGGCAAACGTCCTGTTTGCCCTCCCCTTTGTCCCCTTTGACCTGTTCGATTGGGTCTCCCGCGTCCTCCCCGGCCCGGTGATCACGTTTGGGATTGACCGCATGATCGACGCCTTCATCCTGCTCAACATCAACGTCGCCGACAACGCCAAAACGGCGGAGCGGTCGATTGCCCTGCTGCAATTCCTGGGCATCGGCGTGGTCACGGCAGCCATTTTCTACGCCGTTCTCTCCTGGCGTCGCCTCAAAGGAGACACATTGACAGGGCTGGTGTTGGGCGCATTATTTGGCTTTCCCCTCGTCGCCATCAGCGCCGCCATCAGCCAATCCCCCGTCAGCCCGCTGCCGCGGCTGGCCTGGCTGACACTGCTTTTTCTTGGTTGGGGGCTGGCCCTCGCCTACAGCTATCGCCGCCTCACGGGCATGGAAGCGGTAACGCCGCCGCCTCTCGAATCCGCGGCGGTGGAAAAAATCGGGCGACGCCAGTTCCTCATCCGCCTGGGGGCGACAACGGCCAGCATCACCGTCATTGGCGGCGGCGTGGGCGCGGTGCTGGCCGCCGCCGAACGCCGCCAACTGGCCGCGGCCCTCGATGCTTCCATGGCGCACCAGGCGGAAGGCAGCTCGGAAATGCCCTTCCCCAACGCCAACGATCCCGTCGTGCCCGTGCCGGGAACGCGCCCGGAATACACGCCCATCAAGGACCATTACAAGGTGTTCCTGCGCACCGAACCAACCGTGATTGAGGGTTCCACCTACATTCTGCCGATCACGGGGCTGGTGGACAACCCCCTCATGCTCACCCTGGACGACATCCGCAACAACTACCCCTCGCGCGACCAGTACGTGACGCTGCGCTGCATTTCTGGACGCATCGGCACGACCCTGGTCAGCACAACCTTGTGGACGGGCGTCAGTCTGCAAAAGATCCTCGCCGACGCGGGCGTGCAGGATAGCGCCCACTACCTGTACATCACGTCCGGCGACGGCTTCTACGAAACCTTGTCGTTGGATTTGATCAACCAGGATGAGCGTATCCTGCTCTGCTACGGCTGGGATGGCAACACGTTGCCCGTGGACCACGGCTTCCCCCTGCGCATTTGGATTCCCGACCGGTATGGCATGAAGCAGCCGAAGTGGATCACGGGTATTGAGGTCGTGGCCGACGACGAAGATGGTTACTGGGTAACGCGCGGATGGGATAAAATAGCCCGCGCGAAGGCCACGTCGGTGGTGGACACGGTGGCCGTGAACAACATCATCACGGATGGCGACCAGCGGCGCGTGCCCGTAGGGGGCATCGCCTACGCCGGCGCGCGCGGCATCTCCAAAGTGGAGGTGCGTGTTGATGGCGGTCCGTGGCAAGAGGCGCAACTGCGCGCCCCCTTGTCCGAGACGACGTGGGTCATCTGGCGATATGAGTGGCCGTTCCAGGCGGGCGACCACACCTTTGAGGTGCGCTGCGTGGATGGTCAGGGCAATCGCCAGATCGAGGAAGAGAAAAGCGCGCGCCCGGACGGGGCCAGCGGCATCCACAGCCGCACGGCCACATTGAACGGGTGA
- a CDS encoding molybdopterin molybdenumtransferase MoeA, with translation MSEFLHLIPPPEALARLLAATPISPRWEMIPAGAALGRVAAADVLAPFSLPSFPRSTVDGYAVRAAETHGASESLPAYLRLTGEVLMGSTPTEALEPGACVLIHTGGMLPEGADAVVMVEQTQSPRNDEVEIWRAVAHGENVIRVGEDVAAGAVVVAAGTRIRAAELGGLMALGIGEMPASRPPRVGILSSGDEVVAPGTPLQPGQVYDVNTYTLSALVMQAGGQPVPYGIIPDRPDAFHATARRARDECDVVVFTAGSSVSARDLTARTIAELGPPGVLVHGVNVRPGKPTILAVCGGKAVIGLPGNPVSALVIGRLFLTPLIAAHLGLQQTRPGPSVPAFLGLNLASQTGREDWVAVRLEETDAGFVAQPIFGKSNLIFTLARADGLICIPADANGIDAGTPVTVIPL, from the coding sequence ATGTCCGAATTCCTGCACCTCATTCCCCCACCGGAGGCGCTGGCTCGCTTGCTGGCAGCCACGCCCATAAGCCCGCGATGGGAAATGATTCCTGCCGGAGCGGCGCTGGGGCGCGTGGCGGCGGCGGATGTGCTGGCTCCGTTTTCGCTGCCTTCTTTTCCGCGCTCGACGGTTGATGGGTACGCGGTGCGCGCGGCGGAGACGCACGGGGCCAGCGAGAGCCTGCCGGCATATCTGCGGCTGACGGGCGAAGTGTTGATGGGGAGCACGCCGACGGAGGCGCTGGAACCAGGTGCGTGCGTCCTGATCCACACGGGCGGGATGCTGCCTGAGGGGGCGGACGCCGTGGTGATGGTGGAGCAGACGCAATCGCCGCGAAACGATGAGGTGGAGATATGGCGGGCGGTGGCGCATGGGGAGAACGTGATCCGCGTGGGGGAGGATGTGGCCGCGGGCGCGGTGGTGGTGGCCGCGGGAACGCGCATCCGGGCGGCGGAGTTGGGTGGTTTGATGGCATTGGGGATCGGGGAAATGCCGGCATCGCGCCCCCCCCGCGTCGGCATTCTTTCCAGTGGCGATGAAGTCGTCGCCCCCGGAACACCCCTGCAACCCGGCCAGGTATACGACGTGAATACATACACCCTGAGCGCCCTGGTGATGCAGGCGGGCGGTCAGCCCGTCCCTTACGGCATCATTCCCGACCGCCCGGACGCCTTCCACGCCACCGCCCGCCGCGCCCGGGACGAGTGCGACGTGGTCGTGTTTACGGCGGGGTCGTCGGTGAGCGCACGCGACCTGACGGCGCGGACCATCGCCGAATTGGGACCGCCGGGCGTCCTCGTGCATGGGGTGAATGTGCGACCGGGCAAGCCAACGATCCTGGCCGTTTGCGGCGGCAAGGCCGTTATCGGGCTGCCGGGCAATCCGGTGAGCGCGTTGGTCATTGGCCGCCTCTTTTTGACGCCGCTGATTGCGGCGCACCTGGGGTTACAACAGACGCGGCCTGGCCCATCCGTGCCGGCATTTTTGGGGCTGAACCTGGCCTCGCAAACGGGACGGGAGGACTGGGTGGCCGTGCGCCTGGAGGAGACAGACGCGGGGTTTGTGGCGCAGCCCATTTTTGGCAAGAGCAATTTGATCTTCACCCTGGCGCGGGCGGATGGTTTGATCTGTATTCCCGCCGATGCCAATGGGATAGATGCCGGCACGCCCGTAACAGTAATACCACTGTAA
- a CDS encoding N-acetylmuramoyl-L-alanine amidase, translating into MPTLKRLALLLLSLAVVSLTAPVFSQSSATPADQLRALIHAPRSPLPPGTELARLTIHGREATVDLRLPAAYLAVTFDAYASDAIVAGIVQTLQPYGLRDIHVRAADPHGVFRPISDFLPPVPRLSPQLPTNTDPAPDRPGPDNFPAPGQGQPTGALSGKTVWLSPGHGWLWSGSSWLTQRPNTYGIVEDFSNAEAVLYYLAHYLWNAGANVWLVRERSTNPAEVIVDNDDGAPTYTETGSWFTSASPGYGGLTYRYANTDGAATATATWTPTLPAAGWYPVYVWYLHSGNRAVDARFRIHHAGGDTTVSISQEVHGQTWRFLGEYYFEQGSSASVTLLNQSSDLGQVVIADAVRFGGGVGDSGEPRFEEAALSYVAFQGYTGAPNDVVARPLYAEWELAKGYANEDGVYLSWHTNCCNASGTSSYIYDGGATPGSADLRNFIHAEIVGDLRADWNPNWVDRGLLSANFGELRELSTMPGTLVEVAFHDTENPGDADDLKEPHFRQIAARAAYQGIVRYFADRDGTGVDLLPEPPTTLLARTTAPGQVTVSWNAPPAGGAGGDAAVSYKVYQSSNGRGFDNGTVANATSLTLTGVQPGELRFFRVTALNAGGESFPTPVVAVRAPTGGAAAPLLIVDGFDRLDKSAMITQDDGPTLGNTERMFLERMNRYDYAVEHAGALASCGVAFDGAVNEAVIDQVVGLGDYVALDWFVGEDSTADASLNGGERALLASYLDGGGHLLISGAEIGYDLARPTSGADPTFYHDYLKATYVGDDGSSYDFVGNAGSIFAGINGHFDDSSGGYYDVRYPDRLGANGGSTVALTYSGGTGDGAAIVYDGADFKVVNVGFPLETVTDANVRAALICAAAGILVDDAPPQIVDDADYGVQYAGWSGAVDAAAYGGGYRTAGAVNEWLAYSSAAPTTAMSLITYRGPDQGRAWVLVDGVYQGTLDLYAAAPTYQAVESFGGLGNGTHTLVIIPNGQKNPASSGVAVRVDGFQVNGASIDDHDPAVIYKGWLGLSAAPFHNGGAHATTSANNTLTFAITGTQFTWLTARCPTCGAAQVFVDGNLAATVNLYNASWQFQVEQVVSGLVAGSHTVQIKANGGGLVAFDGYSIP; encoded by the coding sequence ATGCCCACCCTGAAACGCCTCGCCCTCCTGCTCTTGTCATTGGCGGTGGTCTCCCTGACCGCGCCCGTCTTTTCGCAATCCTCCGCCACCCCCGCCGATCAACTGCGCGCCCTCATCCATGCCCCCCGCTCCCCGCTGCCACCGGGGACCGAACTGGCCCGCCTGACCATCCATGGCCGCGAGGCCACGGTGGACCTGCGCTTGCCCGCCGCGTACCTGGCGGTTACGTTTGATGCTTATGCCAGTGATGCGATTGTTGCCGGCATTGTCCAAACCCTCCAACCCTATGGCCTGCGCGACATCCACGTGCGCGCCGCCGACCCCCACGGCGTCTTCCGTCCCATCTCCGACTTCCTCCCCCCCGTGCCGCGCCTCTCCCCCCAACTGCCCACCAACACCGATCCCGCTCCCGACCGCCCCGGCCCGGATAACTTCCCCGCCCCCGGGCAGGGGCAGCCCACCGGCGCGCTCAGCGGCAAAACCGTCTGGCTCAGCCCCGGGCACGGCTGGCTCTGGAGCGGCAGCAGTTGGCTCACACAGCGCCCCAACACCTACGGCATCGTCGAGGATTTCTCCAACGCCGAAGCCGTACTCTATTATCTCGCCCACTACCTATGGAATGCCGGCGCAAACGTCTGGCTGGTGCGCGAGCGGTCCACCAACCCCGCCGAAGTCATCGTGGACAACGACGATGGCGCGCCCACCTATACGGAAACGGGCAGTTGGTTCACCAGCGCCTCCCCCGGCTATGGCGGCCTCACCTATCGCTACGCCAACACCGACGGCGCCGCCACGGCCACGGCCACCTGGACGCCCACCCTCCCGGCCGCCGGCTGGTATCCCGTCTACGTCTGGTACTTGCACAGCGGCAACCGCGCCGTGGACGCCCGCTTCCGCATTCACCACGCCGGCGGCGATACCACGGTGAGCATCTCGCAGGAAGTACACGGGCAGACGTGGCGCTTCCTCGGCGAGTATTACTTCGAGCAGGGCAGTTCCGCTTCCGTCACCCTCCTGAATCAGTCCAGTGACCTGGGCCAGGTGGTCATCGCCGACGCCGTGCGCTTCGGCGGTGGCGTGGGCGACAGCGGCGAACCCCGTTTCGAGGAAGCCGCCCTCTCCTACGTCGCCTTCCAGGGGTACACGGGCGCGCCCAACGACGTGGTCGCCCGCCCCCTCTACGCCGAATGGGAGCTGGCGAAAGGGTACGCCAACGAGGATGGTGTCTATCTTTCCTGGCACACCAACTGCTGCAACGCCAGCGGCACCAGTTCTTACATCTATGATGGCGGCGCCACCCCCGGCAGCGCCGACCTGCGTAACTTCATCCACGCGGAAATCGTGGGCGACCTGCGCGCCGATTGGAATCCCAATTGGGTGGACCGTGGCTTGCTTTCGGCCAACTTTGGCGAACTGCGCGAGCTTTCTACGATGCCGGGCACGCTGGTGGAGGTCGCCTTCCATGATACGGAGAATCCCGGCGACGCGGATGATCTGAAGGAGCCGCACTTCCGCCAGATTGCCGCCCGCGCCGCTTACCAGGGCATTGTGCGCTACTTCGCCGACCGCGACGGCACGGGCGTGGACTTGCTGCCGGAGCCACCGACGACGCTGCTGGCGCGCACCACGGCCCCCGGCCAGGTGACGGTAAGTTGGAACGCGCCGCCGGCGGGAGGCGCAGGCGGGGATGCCGCCGTCAGCTACAAGGTGTACCAGAGCAGCAATGGGCGCGGTTTCGACAATGGCACGGTCGCCAACGCCACCAGCCTGACGCTGACGGGCGTGCAGCCGGGCGAGCTGCGCTTCTTCCGCGTCACGGCCTTGAACGCGGGTGGCGAGTCCTTCCCCACGCCGGTGGTGGCCGTGCGTGCCCCCACCGGTGGGGCTGCCGCGCCACTGCTAATCGTGGATGGCTTCGACCGCCTGGACAAGAGCGCGATGATCACGCAGGATGACGGCCCCACGCTGGGCAATACGGAGCGCATGTTCCTGGAGCGCATGAATCGGTACGATTACGCGGTAGAACATGCGGGGGCGCTGGCAAGTTGCGGTGTGGCGTTTGATGGGGCGGTGAATGAGGCGGTGATAGATCAGGTGGTGGGGCTGGGGGATTACGTGGCGCTCGATTGGTTCGTGGGTGAGGATTCCACGGCGGATGCCTCGCTCAACGGCGGGGAACGGGCGCTGCTGGCGAGTTATCTGGATGGCGGCGGCCATCTGCTGATCTCGGGGGCGGAAATTGGGTACGATCTGGCCCGCCCGACCTCGGGCGCGGACCCGACTTTCTATCACGATTATTTGAAGGCGACGTATGTGGGGGATGATGGGAGCAGTTATGATTTTGTGGGAAATGCCGGCAGTATTTTTGCCGGCATCAACGGCCATTTCGACGACAGCAGCGGCGGCTACTACGACGTCCGCTACCCGGACCGCCTGGGGGCTAATGGCGGCTCCACCGTGGCCCTCACCTACAGTGGCGGCACCGGAGACGGCGCGGCCATCGTTTACGATGGCGCGGACTTCAAAGTGGTCAATGTGGGTTTCCCCCTAGAAACAGTGACAGACGCAAACGTGCGCGCCGCCCTGATCTGCGCCGCCGCCGGGATCCTCGTGGACGACGCCCCGCCGCAAATTGTGGACGACGCCGACTACGGCGTGCAATACGCCGGTTGGTCTGGCGCGGTGGATGCCGCGGCCTACGGTGGCGGCTACCGCACCGCCGGCGCCGTCAACGAATGGCTGGCCTACAGCAGCGCCGCGCCTACCACCGCCATGAGCCTGATCACCTATCGCGGCCCGGACCAGGGACGCGCCTGGGTGCTGGTGGACGGCGTGTACCAGGGCACGCTGGACCTCTACGCCGCCGCGCCCACTTACCAGGCCGTGGAGAGCTTTGGCGGCCTCGGCAATGGCACGCACACCCTCGTCATCATCCCCAACGGACAGAAAAACCCCGCCTCCAGCGGCGTAGCCGTGCGCGTGGATGGCTTCCAGGTTAACGGCGCGTCCATTGATGACCATGACCCTGCCGTCATCTACAAAGGATGGCTCGGCCTCAGCGCCGCCCCCTTCCACAATGGTGGCGCCCACGCTACCACCAGCGCCAACAACACCCTCACTTTTGCCATAACGGGGACGCAGTTTACCTGGCTCACGGCTCGCTGCCCCACCTGCGGCGCGGCGCAGGTGTTCGTGGACGGCAACCTGGCGGCCACGGTCAATCTGTACAATGCTTCCTGGCAGTTCCAGGTGGAGCAAGTCGTCAGCGGACTGGTCGCCGGCTCCCACACGGTGCAGATCAAGGCCAATGGCGGCGGCCTGGTGGCCTTTGATGGCTATTCCATTCCCTGA
- a CDS encoding polyprenyl synthetase family protein produces MTMIQKGLTAVEAKLQEAANSHVPLLQDAGTHTITAGGKRLRPQIALLSYLAAGGQNLTEVVPIAAAIELVHTATLVHDDINDHSLTRRGKVTIHARWGRTFALLTGDFLFARVYEMMAPYGADFNAIMSTACVQLVEGETLQAAAAKAGRMDRETYKQIITLKTASLFAAAAEMGGMRGGGSPAVVAALRRYGHNLGLAFQIVDDVLDIVGDAAAMGKPTGLDAGQGMGVMMAQGNGHAQAGAATAVAADPVQALMARLRGSGAVEAARLQAREMAQRARAALTEVPPSPARDELEHLITLVTDRDR; encoded by the coding sequence ATGACGATGATTCAAAAAGGCCTTACCGCTGTAGAAGCGAAATTACAGGAAGCCGCGAATTCTCACGTTCCTCTGCTGCAAGATGCCGGCACGCACACCATCACCGCGGGTGGCAAACGACTGCGCCCGCAAATCGCCCTGCTCTCCTACCTGGCGGCGGGCGGACAAAACCTGACCGAAGTCGTGCCCATCGCCGCAGCCATTGAATTAGTCCACACCGCCACCCTCGTCCACGACGACATCAACGACCACAGCCTCACGCGGCGGGGCAAAGTCACCATTCACGCCCGTTGGGGGCGCACTTTTGCCCTGCTCACGGGCGACTTCCTCTTTGCCCGCGTCTACGAAATGATGGCCCCCTACGGCGCGGATTTCAACGCCATCATGTCAACGGCGTGCGTGCAACTGGTAGAAGGGGAAACGCTGCAAGCAGCGGCGGCCAAAGCAGGGCGGATGGATCGGGAAACGTACAAGCAAATCATCACGCTGAAGACAGCCAGCCTGTTTGCGGCGGCGGCGGAGATGGGCGGCATGCGCGGCGGCGGGTCGCCCGCCGTCGTCGCCGCGCTGCGCCGCTATGGTCACAACCTGGGCCTGGCGTTCCAGATCGTCGACGACGTACTGGACATTGTTGGCGACGCGGCAGCGATGGGTAAGCCCACAGGCCTGGACGCGGGGCAAGGAATGGGCGTGATGATGGCGCAAGGCAATGGGCACGCGCAGGCGGGAGCGGCCACGGCGGTCGCCGCGGACCCAGTGCAAGCGCTGATGGCGCGGCTGCGCGGCTCAGGCGCGGTGGAGGCAGCGCGATTGCAGGCCCGGGAAATGGCGCAGCGGGCGCGGGCCGCCCTGACAGAGGTTCCCCCCTCGCCCGCCCGAGACGAACTGGAGCACTTGATTACGCTCGTGACGGATCGAGATCGCTAG